TGCTATTCCCGGTGCTATTGTAAACCAAGGAGCTGATAAAAAATATGATTGTGATTGATTTAAGATATTTCCTAAAGTGGGATATGGAGGTTGAATCCCCAATCCTAAATATCCCAGTCCTGCCTCTGTGAGTATCGCTCCTGCAAATCCTGTTGTAAAAGCCACTAAAATTGGCTTTAAAATATTTGGTAAAATATGTATATAGATTATTTTTAGATCTTTAACACCATAAGTTTTAGCTGCTACTACATACTCCATATTTTTCTCTTTTTTTACTAGACCTCTTACTACATTTACACATCTTGGTATATATATTACAAAAATTGCAACTACCAGTGAGTGAAATCCTGTTCCTAAGATTATTATTATTCCCAGAGCTATTAGAATCCCTGGAATAGAGATTATAACCTCTACCAAAGTCATAATCACCCCATCTAAAAACTTTCCATAGTAACCTGCTATACTCCCTATCAATACTCCAAAAGTTATTGCTAAAGTTGATGAGATAAAAGAGATGATGAGAGTATTAAAACTTCCCAATACAAGCCTACTAAATATATCTCTTCCTAAATTATCACAGCCTAATATATTTTCTAAAGTAGGTCCTAACAATATCTTTTTCTCACTCATAGCATAAGGATCTTGATAAAAAATAATACAACTTAAGATAAAAATAGTTAATAGTACTAAATACTTTCCTTTTTTCATTATCTTTCACTCCTTATTCTTGGATCTATTATAGAGTATAGAATATCTATAATAAAATTGATCACTACTAAAACCACTGATGTATAAAATATCAATCCTTGAACAAGTGGTAGATCTCTATTTATTATTGCTGTTATCATTAGCCTTCCTATTCCTGGAATAGAAAATATCTGCTCAATAATTACAATTCCCATTATCAAATCTATTAACATTATCCCTATCAAAGGAATTACTGGTATTATTGAATTTTTTAAAATATAACAATTTAACCAGAATTTTTTTACTCCATTTACAAAAAGATATTTTATATATTCCTCTCTCAACTCAACTTCCAAATTATTTTTAATATAACTTGTAAAAACCCCTATATTTGGAATAGCTATTACTAGGCAGGGCAACAAAAGAGATGAAAAACTTTTGTTATACCCCACTGAAAACCATCTCAAAATAACACTAAATAGAAACATTACCAATATCCCTAACCAAAATGAAGGAATAGATATACAGAGCCCTATTAAAAAATCTATTATCTTTTTCACTCTTACACTTCTTACCTTATGCACAAAAAATGAGAGGGGAATGGAAACCATTAAAACTATTATTACAGTTATAATAGCGATCTCTATTGTCAGGGGTAGTCTCTCTAGTATCAGTTGTGATACAGGCTCTCCATACTTAAATGAATTTCCAAAATCACCTGCCAATACACCCTTTCCCCACTCTAAATATCTCAAACCTAAACTTTTATTCAATCCTAGACTCTCCCTCAAGATAGCAATATCTTCAGCTGAACTCTCAACTCCTAATATTGCTAATGCAGGATCTCCAGGAATTAACTCCAATAAGAGAAAAGATATTGTTCCTATCAAGTATATGGAAAATACCATTTTTAATATTTTTTTTATGTAATACATCTTACTCTCCGATTTATTCCTCTATATTCATTTTTGAAAAATTGATATATGATAATGGATAGTATTCAAAACCACTTATCTTTTTATCCAATGTTGTTATAAGTTTAGGATCCATTATATATATAGCTGCTTGTTTATCTCTCAATATCTCTTGAGCTTTTTTATAGTTTGCTACAATTATCTCATCTGCAGTAGCATCTTTAGCATTTTGTATCAATTTATCATATTCAGCATCTTTGAAGTTAAAGAAATTACTCTTATAATCACTAGTATATCTTCTTAATATTGAGTATGGATCCAATTTTCCTGAAAGACCAACTATTGTTCCCTCATACTTTCTTCCTGAATAAACATCAGATAGCCAAGTTGTCCACTCAATAGTCTCTATTTTTGCAGTTACTCCTATATTTTTTAATTGTTCGGCTATTATCTGAGCTGTATCTACATGCATCTGATAGTTGCTAGGTACTTTTATAGTAAAAGTTAAGTTAGAGTTTCCACTCTCAGCTAACAACTTTTTAGCCTCCTCTATATTCTGCTTCTCTCCAATATTATCTATACAGAATTTATTCATCACAGGGCTCATATTTGTCTCTAACTTAATTCCATCTCCACCCATAACTCCTGCTATAATCTCATCCTTATTTATTGCTAAGTTTATAGCCTTTCTAACTCTCTCATCATCAAAAGGTTTAACATCATTATTTAAAGCAAAAATTTGTACTGTATTTTGTGGAGCTGAAACATTATTAAAATTTTTCAACTCATTTACTCTTTTAGAGTCCACTCTTGAAAGCATATTTATCTCTCCAGATAAAAGTTTTAAAAATGCTGTCTCATTATTTGGTACAACAAATATTGTAACTCTATCTACCTTTGCTTTTTCTCCCCAATAATCATCAAATCTATCTAAAACTAACTGTTGCTCTCTATCATATTGAGCAATTCTAAATGGACCTGTCCCTATTGGATTTTTATCCAATTGATCTGCATTCTCATCTGGAACAATTCCCTCTGTCAATGAGTAGATAAAAGCTGAGTCTGCCTCTTTTAACTTTATCTGCACTCTATTTCCATCTAATACTTTTATATCCTCTATCTCTTGAAATAATGCACTTGAAGGTGGGAATCCATCTTTTCCAGACATTCTTTTTAAAGAAAACTCTACATCTTTTACATCTAATGGGTTTCCATTGTGAAATTTTATTCCCTCTCTTATCTTAAATGTATAGTACAATCCATCTTCTGAAACACTATACTCTTCTGCTATTGCTGGAATTAACTCCCCTTTTGTGTTGGGCATTAACAACCCTTCAAATACATTCAACATTATCTCTTCAGTTCCACTAGAAACCATCTTATATGGATTCAAACTATCAATATCCATACTCATTGTTGTTTTTATCTCTTTCTTTTCAACTTTCTCCTCTTTCCCACAAGAGAGTAACAACATACCTAATAGTGTCACTACTCCTACTTTTGCCATAATTTTTAAATTTTTCATCATAGCCTCCCTAATAATTTTTACTTATTTTTTATAAGTTTTTTCA
The Fusobacterium sp. SYSU M8D902 genome window above contains:
- a CDS encoding ABC transporter substrate-binding protein, translating into MKNLKIMAKVGVVTLLGMLLLSCGKEEKVEKKEIKTTMSMDIDSLNPYKMVSSGTEEIMLNVFEGLLMPNTKGELIPAIAEEYSVSEDGLYYTFKIREGIKFHNGNPLDVKDVEFSLKRMSGKDGFPPSSALFQEIEDIKVLDGNRVQIKLKEADSAFIYSLTEGIVPDENADQLDKNPIGTGPFRIAQYDREQQLVLDRFDDYWGEKAKVDRVTIFVVPNNETAFLKLLSGEINMLSRVDSKRVNELKNFNNVSAPQNTVQIFALNNDVKPFDDERVRKAINLAINKDEIIAGVMGGDGIKLETNMSPVMNKFCIDNIGEKQNIEEAKKLLAESGNSNLTFTIKVPSNYQMHVDTAQIIAEQLKNIGVTAKIETIEWTTWLSDVYSGRKYEGTIVGLSGKLDPYSILRRYTSDYKSNFFNFKDAEYDKLIQNAKDATADEIIVANYKKAQEILRDKQAAIYIMDPKLITTLDKKISGFEYYPLSYINFSKMNIEE
- a CDS encoding ABC transporter permease, which encodes MYYIKKILKMVFSIYLIGTISFLLLELIPGDPALAILGVESSAEDIAILRESLGLNKSLGLRYLEWGKGVLAGDFGNSFKYGEPVSQLILERLPLTIEIAIITVIIVLMVSIPLSFFVHKVRSVRVKKIIDFLIGLCISIPSFWLGILVMFLFSVILRWFSVGYNKSFSSLLLPCLVIAIPNIGVFTSYIKNNLEVELREEYIKYLFVNGVKKFWLNCYILKNSIIPVIPLIGIMLIDLIMGIVIIEQIFSIPGIGRLMITAIINRDLPLVQGLIFYTSVVLVVINFIIDILYSIIDPRIRSER
- a CDS encoding ABC transporter permease — encoded protein: MKKGKYLVLLTIFILSCIIFYQDPYAMSEKKILLGPTLENILGCDNLGRDIFSRLVLGSFNTLIISFISSTLAITFGVLIGSIAGYYGKFLDGVIMTLVEVIISIPGILIALGIIIILGTGFHSLVVAIFVIYIPRCVNVVRGLVKKEKNMEYVVAAKTYGVKDLKIIYIHILPNILKPILVAFTTGFAGAILTEAGLGYLGLGIQPPYPTLGNILNQSQSYFLSAPWFTIAPGIAIIFTVYQIKKLEKRGRKY